A window of Apodemus sylvaticus chromosome 9, mApoSyl1.1, whole genome shotgun sequence contains these coding sequences:
- the Irs1 gene encoding insulin receptor substrate 1, with the protein MASPPDTDGFSDVRKVGYLRKPKSMHKRFFVLRAASEAGGPARLEYYENEKKWRHKSSAPKRSIPLESCFNINKRADSKNKHLVALYTRDEHFAIAADSEAEQDSWYQALLQLHNRAKAHHDGAGGGCGGSCSGSSGVGEAGEDLSYDTGPGPAFKEVWQVILKPKGLGQTKNLIGIYRLCLTSKTISFVKLNSEAAAVVLQLMNIRRCGHSENFFFIEVGRSAVTGPGEFWMQVDDSVVAQNMHETILEAMRAMSDEFRPRSKSQSSSSCSNPISVPLRRHHLNNPPPSQVGLTRRSRTESITATSPASMVGGKPGSFRVRASSDGEGTMSRPASVDGSPVSPSTNRTHAHRHRGSSRLHPPLNHSRSIPMPSSRCSPSATSPVSLSSSSTSGHGSTSDCLFPRRSSASVSGSPSDGGFISSDEYGSSPCDFRSSFRSVTPDSLGHTPPARGEEELSNYICMGGKGASTLTAPNGHYILSRGGNGHRYIPGANLGTSPALTGDEAAGAADLDNRFRKRTHSAGTSPTISHQKTPSQSSVASIEEYTEMMPAAYPPGGGTGGRLPGYRHSAFVPTHSYPEEGLEMHHLERRGGHHRPDTSNLHTDDGYMPMSPGVAPVPSNRKGNGDYMPMSPKSVSAPQQIINPTRRHPQRVDPNGYMMMSPSGSCSPDIGGGSSSSGSISTAPSGSSYGKPWTNGVGGHHTHALPHAKPPVESGGGKLLPCTGDYMNMSPVGDSNTSSPSECYYGPEDPQHKPVLSYYSLPRSFKHTQRPGEPEEGARHQRLRLSSSSGRLRYTATAEDSSSSTSSDSLGGGYCGARPESSLPHPHHHVLQPHLPRKVDTAAQTNSRLARPTRLSLGDPKASTLPRVREQPQSSLHPPEPKSPGEYVNIEFGSGQPGYLAGSATSRSSPSVRCPPQLHPAPREEAGSEEYMNMDLGPGRRAAWQESGGVELGRVGPAPPGAATICRPTRSVPNNRGDYMTMQIGCPRQNYVDTSPVAPVSYADMRIGIAAEKVSLPRTPGVAPPPSSTASASVTSQGAAEQAAHSSLLGGPQGPGGMSAFTRVNLSPNHNQSAKVIRADTQGCRRRHSSETFSAPTRAGNNTVSFGAGAAVGGSGGGGEDVKRHSSASFENVWLRPGDLGGASKESTPVCGAAGGLEKSLNYIDLDLAKDVKQRSQDCPSQQQSLPPPPPHQPLGSNEGSSPRRSSEDLSTYASISFQKQPEDRQ; encoded by the coding sequence ATGGCGAGCCCTCCGGATACCGATGGCTTCTCAGACGTGCGCAAGGTGGGCTACCTGCGCAAACCCAAGAGTATGCATAAGCGCTTTTTCGTGCTGCGGGCGGCCAGCGAGGCCGGGGGCCCGGCGCGCCTGGAGTATTATGAGAACGAGAAGAAGTGGCGGCACAAGTCGAGCGCCCCCAAACGCTCTATCCCCCTAGAGAGCTGTTTCAACATCAACAAGCGGGCTGACTCCAAGAACAAGCACCTGGTGGCTCTCTACACCCGAGACGAACACTTTGCCATTGCGGCGGATAGCGAGGCTGAGCAAGACAGCTGGTACCAGGCTCTTCTGCAGCTGCATAATCGGGCAAAGGCCCACCATGACGGGGCTGGAGGAGGCTGCGGTGGTAGCTGCAGCGGCAGCTCTGGTGTCGGAGAGGCAGGGGAGGACTTGAGCTATGACACGGGCCCAGGACCCGCGTTCAAGGAGGTCTGGCAGGTTATCCTGAAACCCAAGGGCTTGGGTCAGACAAAGAACCTGATTGGCATCTACCGCCTCTGCCTGACCAGCAAGACCATCAGCTTTGTGAAGCTGAACTCGGAGGCAGCCGCTGTGGTGCTGCAGCTGATGAACATCAGACGCTGTGGTCACTCAGAGAACTTCTTCTTCATCGAGGTGGGGCGTTCAGCTGTGACAGGGCCCGGCGAGTTCTGGATGCAAGTGGATGACTCCGTGGTGGCCCAGAACATGCATGAGACCATTCTAGAGGCCATGCGGGCCATGAGCGATGAGTTTCGCCCGCGCAGCAAAAGCCAGTCTTCATCCAGCTGCTCCAACCCCATCAGTGTTCCCCTGCGCAGGCACCATCTCAACAATCCTCCACCCAGCCAGGTGGGACTGACTCGGAGATCTCGAACCGAGAGCATCACTGCCACCTCCCCTGCCAGTATGGTGGGTGGGAAACCAGGTTCCTTCCGGGTGCGTGCCTCCAGCGATGGCGAAGGCACCATGTCCCGTCCAGCATCAGTGGATGGAAGTCCTGTGAGCCCTAGCACCAACAGGACCCACGCCCATCGGCATCGAGGCAGCTCCAGGCTGCACCCCCCACTCAACCACAGCCGCTCCATCCCCATGCCTTCTTCGCGATGCTCGCCTTCAGCCACCAGCCCAGTGAGTCTGTCATCCAGTAGTACCAGTGGCCATGGCTCCACTTCAGACTGTCTCTTCCCGAGGCGCTCTAGTGCTTCCGTGTCCGGTTCTCCTAGCGATGGCGGTTTCATCTCTTCTGATGAGTATGGTTCTAGTCCCTGCGATTTCCGAAGTTCCTTCCGTAGTGTCACCCCAGATTCcctgggacacaccccaccagccAGGGGTGAGGAAGAGCTAAGCAACTATATCTGCATGGGGGGCAAGGGAGCCTCCACCTTGACAGCACCCAATGGTCACTACATTTTGTCCAGGGGTGGCAACGGCCATCGCTACATCCCAGGTGCTAACTTGGGGACAAGCCCAGCACTGACTGGAGATGAAGCCGCAGGTGCAGCAGATCTGGATAACCGGTTTCGAAAGAGAACTCACTCCGCGGGCACATCCCCTACCATTTCCCATCAGAAGACCCCCTCACAGTCTTCAGTGGCTTCTATTGAGGAATATACAGAGATGATGCCCGCTGCCTACCCACCAGGAGGTGGCACTGGAGGCCGACTACCCGGCTACCGGCATTCTGCCTTCGTGCCCACCCACTCCTATCCTGAAGAGGGTCTAGAGATGCACCACTTGGAACGTCGTGGAGGCCACCACCGTCCAGACACCTCCAACCTCCACACCGATGATGGTTACATGCCCATGTCTCCTGGGGTGGCTCCAGTGCCCAGCAACCGCAAAGGAAATGGGGACTATATGCCCATGAGCCCTAAGAGTGTATCTGCCCCACAGCAGATCATTAACCCCACCAGACGCCACCCACAGAGAGTGGACCCCAATGGCTACATGATGATGTCGCCCAGTGGTAGTTGCTCCCCTGACATTGGAGGTGGAtccagcagcagtggcagcatcAGCACAGCCCCTTCTGGGAGCAGCTATGGGAAGCCATGGACAAATGGAGTAGGGGGGCACCACACCCACGCCCTTCCTCATGCCAAACCCCCTGTTGAGAGCGGTGGTGGTAAGCTCTTGCCTTGCACAGGTGACTACATGAACATGTCACCAGTGGGAGATTCCAACACCAGCAGTCCCTCAGAATGCTACTATGGCCCAGAAGACCCCCAGCACAAGCCAGTCCTCTCCTACTACTCATTGCCAAGGTCCTTTAAGCACACCCAGCGCCCTGGAGAGCCAGAGGAGGGGGCCAGGCACCAGCGACTTCGCCTCTCTTCCAGCTCTGGACGCCTTCGCTATACAGCAACTGCCGAAgattcctcctcttccaccagcAGCGACAGCCTGGGTGGGGGTTACTGTGGGGCCAGGCCAGAGTCTAGCCTCCCACATCCCCACCACCATGTCTTGCAGCCCCATCTGCCTCGAAAGGTAGACACGGCTGCGCAGACCAACAGCCGCCTGGCTCGACCCACAAGGCTGTCCTTGGGGGATCCCAAAGCAAGCACCTTACCCCGGGTGCGAGAGCAGCCGCAGTCTTCCCTGCATCCCCCCGAGCCCAAAAGCCCGGGAGAATATGTGAATATTGAATTCGGGAGTGGCCAGCCTGGCTATTTAGCTGGCTCAGCAACTTCCCGTAGCTCTCCTTCAGTTCGATGTCCACCCCAGCTCCACCCAGCTCCCAGAGAAGAGGCTGGCTCAGAAGAGTATATGAACATGGACTTGGGGCCAGGCCGGAGGGCAGCCTGGCAGGAGAGTGGTGGAGTTGAGTTGGGCAGAGTAGGCCCTGCACCTCCAGGGGCTGCTACCATTTGCAGGCCCACCCGATCGGTGCCAAATAACCGTGGTGACTACATGACCATGCAGATAGGTTGTCCTCGTCAAAACTATGTGGATACCTCACCAGTGGCCCCAGTCAGCTATGCTGACATGCGGATAGGCATTGCTGCAGAGAAGGTGAGCTTGCCTAGAACCCCAGGAGTtgctcctcctccatcctccacagcctctgcttctgttACTTCTCAAGGAGCAGCTGAACAGGCTGCTCACTCTTCCTTGCTGGGAGGCCCTCAGGGACCTGGGGGCATGAGTGCATTCACCAGGGTGAACCTCAGTCCCAACCATAACCAGAGTGCCAAAGTGATTCGCGCAGACACTCAAGGGTGCCGGAGGAGGCATAGCTCTGAGACCTTCTCAGCACCTACTCGGGCTGGTAACAACACAGTGTCCTTTGGAGCAGGGGCTGCAGTAGGGGGCAGCGGTGGTGGAGGTGAGGATGTAAAACGCCACAGCTCTGCATCCTTTGAGAATGTGTGGCTGAGACCTGGGGATCTCGGGGGAGCCTCCAAGGAGTCGACTCCAGTGTGTGGGGCTGCTGGGGGTTTGGAGAAGAGTCTTAACTACATAGACCTGGATTTGGCCAAGGACGTTAAGCAGCGCTCTCAGGACTGTCCCTCTCAGCAGCAGTCCctaccaccccctccccctcaccaGCCCTTAGGCAGCAATGAGGGCAGCTCCCCAAGACGCTCCAGTGAGGATTTAAGCACCTATGCCAGCATCAGCTTCCAGAAGCAGCCAGAGGACCGTCAATAG